The Aliiroseovarius sediminilitoris region CTGCTGACCAAAGTGACCATCGGTTGCGGCCCTGCGATTTACAATGCCGATGCGTCTACCGTTGCGGCTGGACAGGACAGCGAGCTTGAGACCGTGAAAGACAATTTCCTGGTCAAGAAGCTGGGTCTTGCCGATGGCCCGCAACTGATGGAAGCAATCAATGCCGTCATCGACACCTATGGTCGTAGCGAGCGTAACAAGTATCGGGCCGTTGTGTATTACATGCTGGTCAAGCACTTCGGCAAGGAATCCGTCTACGGCTAAGCTGTTTGCGACGTGATGCAAGGGCGCTGCCATTTCGGCGGCGCCTTTTTTAGTGATGCATTAAGATATTGATTTTGAATAGTATTGTAAGCAAAGCAAGCTTGCCTCGCGGCGCGCTGGCCGCTACTGTCAAATCGAAGGCTAGGATGGCCGGACCCGAATTTCAAAGACGCTTGTGGTGCTGGGGAGCACGTGGGGTGGAAAGGAGGGGCCGAGACGTCAGCCCCTCCTTTCTCTTTTTTCAGAACACTAGAACAGGACAAGCACCAGCCCGATCACCGCGCAACCGCCCGCGGCATAACCGCCGTCGATCCAGATCAGGCTTTTGTTGCGATCGCCGAACATCACATTGTTCACGATCCAGGGTGCCACCACGAACAGGCCCAGCCCAAGTCCCGTGGTCAAGCCTTCGCCAACTGTATCAATTCCAGCCATGACAAAGATGTGCCGCATCATTCCAGCGACCACGAGCGCGCTGACGAACGCGACGATGAAAGGCAAGGGTGACTTGTCGACGGGCTTCCCGTTTTCATCGACTGCGATACCAGTCGCTTTCACCCATTGCTTGGCAAGTGCCATATACCAAACCGCGCCAAACGCGTAGCCCGCGATGGCCGAGATTAAGACCTGCAACATGAACAATCCTCCTGTGCGCGCTTTAACGCTTACAGTATGGACCCAAACCTAGGGGTTGTCGCCGGAAAGCTCTAAAACGATATCCCATTCTTCCTTCGTCACGGGCTGAACTGACAGCCGGGTGTTGTTGACCAGCACCATATCTGCAAGACGCGGATCGTCCTTGCACATGGCCAGCGTCACCGGGTTTTTCAGCGGTCGCACGGCCTTGATGTCCACGCACTCCCAGCGGTCATCGTCGGTGGTGCTGTCGGGATGGCTTTCAGCAATCACCTCGACAATGCCAACGATCTCTTTCTCTTTTTGTGAATGATAGAAGAAGCCCAGATCGCCGACTTTCATATCGCGCATATGGTTACGGGCCTGATAGTTGCGCACACCGTCCCATTCTTCGCCGGCGTCACCCCTTGCGACCTGCTGGTCCCAGCTCCAGGTCGAGACTTCGGATTTGAAAAGCCAATATGACATCAGCCCACCACCTTGTTCCACTGTTCAATTCGGACGTTCGAGAACAGGCCCGCCTTGGCATAGGGGTCGCCGTCGGCCCAGGCTTGCGCCGCGTCACGGTCTGCAACGTCAAGGATCACGAGCGATCCGCACATCGCCCCGTCTGCGTTCAGAAATGGCCCGGCCTGGGCCACGACGCCGGTGTCCTTGATATAGGCCAGATGGGCATCGCGGTTGGCTTTGCGAATGTCGATTGCACCGGGCTTGTCGGTGCAGATAAGAGCGGTGAGCATATCATTCCTCCTTCAGGGGCCGTGTCAGCAACATGTCTGCGGCTTCGTTTACGGTCAGGTGATTTTCCAGGACGGCCACGACCATGTCGGCGATGGGCATATCCAGCCCGATCTTTTTGGCAAGGTTAGAGACTGCTTTTGCCGTCGCCTTGCCCTCGATCGTCGTGCCTTCGGGTAACGGCTCGCCCCGGCCAAGCGCAAGACCGAAGGCATAGTTGCGCGACTTGTCGGACGAGCAGGTCAAAGCCAGATCTCCAAAGCCGGACAGGCCGGACAGGGTTTCGGGGCGCGCGCCGCGCGACAGGGCAAACCGCTGCATTTCGGCAAAGCCACGGGTCATCAGGGCGGCGTGGGCACTTTCGCCAAGCCCTGCGCCGATTGTCATTCCACAGGCGATGGCGACCACGTTCTTCAGCGCACCACCGATTTCAACACCGACAAGATCGGCGCTGCGATAAGGGCGGATGTTCGGCGTCGACAATGCGGTTTGCAGCGCATGGCCATCGTCAACCGCCAGCGTCAGCGCCGTGGGAAGGCCCGCTGCGATGTCCACAGCGAAGCTTGGCCCCGACAATATAGCGGGTGTTGCGGCAGGACAGGCTCGGCGGATGATTTCGGCCGGGCCAAGGCCGGTGGTCAGATCAATGCCTTTGCAGCACGCGACAAGGGTTTTGCCGTCCAGAAACTTTGTGTGCTGGGTCAGAAAGCGGGCAAGAGATTGCATCGGGACGGTCAGCAAAAGGATGCTGGATTGCGCTGCGTCCGACAGGTCGCCGGTCACGGCCAGCGTTTCGGGAAAGGTGAAGCCCGGCAGGCGTCGCGTGTTCTCGCGCGCCACGTCCATATCTGCCAGATCGCGCGCCCAGAGCGTAACGGGTCGCCCCGTGCGCGCCAAAGAGATCGCCAAGGCTGTGCCGAAAGCACCTGCGCCCAAGACCGAAACCGTCATGCTTTCGCCCCCTTCTTTCCTGATCCAAGCATGGCGGGGGCATGTTGGTCCAGTGGCCATCTTGGACGGGCCTGCAAGGTCATGTCGTCGCGCTGACCGGCCCGGAAACGCTCGATCCCCGCCCAAGCGATCATTGCGGCATTATCTGTGCACAGCGCAAGTGGTGGGGCCAAGAATGTGACTTTCTCACGTTCGCAAACAGTCTCTAACGCAGCGCGAATTGTCATATTGGCGGCAACACCTCCGGCCACGGCCAGCGTTGGGGTGGCCGGTGCCAAAGTCAGGTATTCGGCCAAGGCTCGGCGTGATTTTTCGGCCAGAACATCGGCCACGGCGGCCTGGAACCCGGCACAAAGATCGACACGGTCGGCACGGCGCAACCCGCCATGTTCGGCGACCAGTCGGTCGCGTTCGCGCAGCAGGGCCGTTTTCAAGCCCGAAAAGCTCATGTCGCAACCGGGGCGATCCAGAAGGGGACGTGGGAAATTGAACCGTTTGGGGTCGCCCTTGCGCGCTTCGGCTTCGACCGCGGGACCGCCGGGTTGCAGCAAACCCAAGAGCTTCGCTGTTTTGTCGAACGCTTCGCCGGGGGCGTCGTCGATGGTGCCGCCGAGCCTGCTAAACTCATCCGGTCCTTTGGCGATCAGGAACTGACAATGCCCGCCGGACACCAGCAACATCAGATAGGGGAACGCCGTCTGATCCGTCAGGCGGGGGGTCAGCGCGTGCCCTGCCAGATGGTTCACGCCAATCAGTGGCAGACCGGATCCAGCCGCCAGACCCTTGGCGCACATGACCCCCGCCACGACCCCGCCGATCAAACCGGGTCCGGCTGTGACGGCGATCCCGTCAAGCTCGCCAAGGCGCAAACCGGCCCGTAACAGAGCCTCTTCCACGCAAATATCCAGTTTTTCAGCATGGGCGCGGGCGGCAATTTCCGGCACCACCCCACCGAAATCAGCGTGCAACCCGGTCTGCCCAGCCACGATGGACGACAAAATCTCGGGCATTTGGTCGGCGGTATGGCGCACCACCGCCGCCGCCGTGTCATCGCAGGAGCTTTCCAGCCCCAAAAGGGTTATCGTGTCTGTCATCGCGTTCTGGTCCAAGCGGGATTGGTTGCGGTGTGGCCTCTGGTCGGGGTAACACCACAGGGCAAATCAGACAATCCCGGCAGGCTTATCATGTCCACCCAAAAGACGCTGGTTCTGACCCGACCAGAGCAGAACGCCAACCAGTTGGTCACTCAGATCAAGGAGTCCTTGGGTCGAGATGTGCCAGTTGTCCGCTCACCGATTATGAAAATTTCTCCGACGGGGTTTTGGCCGGACCTGACGGGCGTTGATCTGGTGATCGCGACGTCTGCACACGCCATTCATGGCCCGCTAGATGGCAAACCGGTTTTTTGTGTCGGCGTGCGCACCGCAGATGCGGCGACACTAGCGGGCGGAGATGTGCGCCACTGTGCGTTGGATGCGGCGTCACTGCTTGTGTGGATGGAAACTCAGCCCGATCCGGGCACGGTGATCTATTTGCGCGGGTCGCATGTGGCGACCGACATTCCAGCGGCACTGACAAAACTGAATATCGCAGCGCGCGCCGCTTGGACCTATCGGCAGGATGACCTGCCGCTGACCGACGCCGCCCGCAAACTGTTGGAAGGAACGAGACCCGCGATCCTTCCCCTTTATTCGCCCCGCTCAGCGCGATTGGTTGGGCAGGCGCTTGCAAAGATCGGAGAGAGCCTTCATGTCATTGCGATCAGTGACGCAGTTGCCGATGTTTGGCGCACCGAGACAGGGGGATCGTGTGATGTGGTCGCCGAACCCACCGGCGCGGCAATGGCAGATCGGATAATCGCGACCCTGCGACACTGACCTTGCTTGAGCCAACGGGGGTGGCAAGCTAAGCTGAAACCACAGACGCACCGTGATTTTCTTTAAGAGATTCGAGAGGTTCCGAAATTGGCCAAATCCCGCAAACCAGCCAAGGACACGCCAGAAATGGTCGAGGACGCCGTTGTCGTTGACGAACCCAAAACAGATGAACCGGAAACAGTGAACAAGGTGACTGAACCCGATGCGCCGGATCAGGCACCCGACGAGCAGGAGAAATCGGAAGGTGGTGGGCGTGATGCAGATGCAGAGGATGCAACCACGGATACAGATACGCCAGATCAGATTGCCAAGGATACGCCATCCGCTCAGGCTGCCCCCACCGCAGCCCCCGGTGGATCGACGTTTTTACCACTTCTATTGGGCGGAGCCGTTGCGGCGGCGCTGGGCTTCGGCGCGGCGCGCTATCCCGATCAATGGCCCTTTGCCAGCCAACCCGATGTGGACCCGATAGAGATTAAACTGACCGATCTGGGTGATCGTGTGTCTGGTATCGAGGAAGTGACGGCAGCGCAATCGGCCACGCTGACGGATTTGCAGGACGCCACCGGGCTGGATCAGTTGCGCGGTGAAATGACGGGTCAACTGAACCAGCTGCGCGTTCAATACGAGTCAATGTCGGAAAAGCTGACCGAACTGGAAAACCGGATCGTTACGGTCGAGAAACTGCCGCAGGGGTCCGGCATGGAAGCGGCCGCCGCCGCGGCTGCCGCCTATGAGCGCGAATTGCAGCAAATGCGTCAGATGCTGGACGCGGAACTTGAGCGTATTGGAAACGCTCAGGATCAGGCGCAGACGCTTGAGGTCAGCGCCGCCGAGGCAGCCAAAGCCGCTGCGGCACGGGCTGCGATGTCTCGTGTATTGGCGGCGCTGGAAAGCGGACAGCCCTATGGTGATGCGCTGTTTGATCTGACCGAGAATGCGGGTCTTGACGCACCGGACGCGCTGTCGGCATATGCGGAAACGGGCATCGTGACGCTGGCAACACTGCAAGCGCGGTTCCCGGAGGCGGCGCGCGATGCACTGGATGCGTCTATCCGGGCGGCGGTTGCAGATGGCCAGATGGATCGTGTGACGGCATTTTTCCGCACCCAGCTTGGTGCCCGGTCGCTTGAGCCGCAAGAGGGCGATGATCCCGATGCGATCCTGTCACGGGCCGAAGCCGCGCTGAAGGATGGCCGGATCGCGGCTGCATTAACCGAGCTTGAAGCTTTGCCCGACGCTGGCAAACCCGCGCTTGATGCTTGGATCGAACAGGCCGCCGCCCGCAAGGATGCGCTTGAGGCTGCCCAGGCCTTGGCCCAGCAAGTGAACAGTAATTAAGGACGCACCGATGCTTTGGTCTCTTTTCAAGATTATCCTTTTCGTGACTGCCATCGCTCTGCTGACGCTGGGTGCCGGGTTCCTGATGGAAACCGAGGGTGGCATTCGCATTGCCATTGGGGCGACCGAGTATAATCTGGAGCCTTTACAGGCGGTTATCGCTGCTGTGGTTCTGGTGGTGGCGATCTGGCTTGCGATCATTGTGCTTGGTCTGATCGTGGCTTTCATCCGGTTCGTGAATGGTGATGAAACCGCAATTTCACGCTATTTCGACCGGTCGCGAGAGCGCAAGGGATACGAGGCGTTGGCCGAGGGCATGATCGCGCTGGCCTCCGGTGAAGGCAGCACCGCTATGTCCAAGGCCAGTCGGGCCGAGAAATATCTGCACCGCCCCGAATTGACAAACCTTCTGACCGCGCAGGCCGCGGAAATGACCGGTGACAAGCGGAAGGCGGACGAGGTGTATCGCCGCTTGCTGAAAGATGAACGAACCCAGTTTGTCGGCGTGCGCGGCATCATGAAGCAAAAACTGGCCGAAGGGGATACCGAGACGGCGATGAAACTGGCGCAAAAGGCGTTTGCCCTAAAGCCGCGTCACACGGAAACGCAGGACGTGTTGCTGGGCCTGCAAGCCCGCCACAATGATTGGTCGGGTGCGCGCAAGACTTTAGGGGCCAAGCTGAAATATGGCGACCTGCCGCGTGATGTGCATAAGCGTCGCGATGCGGTTCTCGCGCTGTCCGAAGCCAAAGGCGTTCTGAACGAAGGCAACGACATCAAGGCGCGTGAGGCTGCAATTGAAGCCAATCGCCTGTCGCCCGATCTGGTGCCCGCCGCCGTGATGGCCGCCCGCACCTATATCGAACAGGGCAAACCACGCTATGCCAGCCGCGTTCTGGTCAAGGCGTGGAGCGCCCAGCCGCACCCAGACATCGCCGCCGCCTTCGCCGAGATTGTGCCGGATGAGACACCCGCCGATCGGCTGGTGCGGTTTCGTGCGCTGACCAAGCATCGCGACGGCGATCCCGAAACGCGGATGCTTCTGACCGAGTTGAACATCGCCGCCGAGGATTATGCCGAAGCCCGCAAAGCGCTGGGCGATTTACCCGATGCCTTGCCCAGCCAGCGTGCCCTGACGCTGCTAGCCGCAATCGAGCGCGGCGAAGGCGCAGATGATCAAACCGTCCGCGCTTTGCTGGCGCGTGCCGTGACGGCCCCGCGCGGCCCGCAATGGGTGTGCGAGAACTGCAACCATGTCCACGCCGCCTGGACCCCGATCTGTGATGGGTGTCAGGGCTTCGACACGTTGGCATGGAAGCCTGCGCCCGAAACCGATCACGCAATGCAAGGGGGGGCTGAGATGCTGCCGATGATTGTCGGCGCAGCGGACGCGGGTGATGACACAGCCGAACTTCTCGACCCCGATGACGGGCAAGAGGACGACGTGCTGGAGGCCGAACTGCTGGATGCGGACGCCACGCCGGATGGTGACGCGTCGAAAACCTAGCGACACGCGAGGACGGACAGGCAGCCTTGGCAATTCGATCTGCGACGATCCATCACCATTGCATGAAATTCGCTTGCACAGCGCCCAACCCGCGTCTAAAACCCCGATCGCTGCTGTGTTGTTCCGGGCCGGCAGTCATCTGTGGGCCGCTGTAGCTCAGCTGGTAGAGCACGTCATTCGTAATGATGGGGTCGGGGGTTCGAGTCCCTTCAGCGGCACCATTCTTCTCTTAGAAACAAGCATTTAGTCAAAAACAAATATGACAAACTTCCGGTTACAAGGAGCTATGTCGCCTATCGACCAACATCGGCAGCAGCCTGACGAACCCAAGAAGAAAAATTGGTGGAGCCAAGCTGCTCCTTGTAGCAATAGCGGCCCGCGTAACGAGAAAGCCTTATTACGTTCGTGTCGTGCGGTTTGATCCAAGTTGCCGGAAGCGTGACAGGCTGGGTGTAGTCATCGTACTTGACCCATTTTCCATTCTTGAATTCGGCCAAGCGGATGCTGTCGCCAGCCTTGTAAACTGCCATGTAGTCTAATGGGTTCGGCCCTTCATTCGACACGTACCCCTGTTGATTGCCCATGCGATGTATCCCAACAGCCAAAAGACCGTTACCTTTGACCACCGAGCGCGCAATCTCATAACGCACCCAACGACGCTCAAATGTGTTCGATCCTACGAGCACACAGGTTACAGAAGTATTCTTGATGCCTTCTCGGATAAGGTTTTTCAGAGAGTCTGGTCCGGTCCGCTTCGATCTCTCCCAAATACTACCGTCATAAAAACCCTCAGCCTCGCGTGAATATTCGTGATTGTAGCGCCAAGATTGACGAACTTGGTTCACACGCCAAACGTCGCTTTGGTAGTGAAATGAGAAGAATACTCGCCGTTTCGTGGTCGGGATTTGCAGTGAGGTGAACAAACTATTCATCTATACTCCCCTAAAAATGAGATATGCCACGGCGCCAAGTGAGAGCAATATCGCTAAGTAAAACCAGCTCACAGACCAAGAAACCGCAAGGCGCAACGTTGAAGCTGTTTCACTCATGAACGGTACTGCATTGAGGCTGTAGGCTTCAATTTCTTCACCGCGACGTACATGGTCATAGAGATTACGATAAGCGCGCTCTAGGCGGAGGTATTGTGCATCCATCAACCAGAAGATCAGCATCGGAACTATCGCAGCTACTGCATAGTAGGGGAAGGCTGTTCTACTGTTGCCATGACTGCCACTGCGGCACTACCAAACGTTGCCGCAAGCGCCTTCAATGTGAAGGAATTCGCGCCCATGCGGGAAATGACCCCTTGCAGCATTGTCAAATGTGCAATCCGGATGCTTTCATCTTGCGTTTGGTCTGGCGCCAATAGTCTATCCCTATCTTGTATGTCCGACTCGGTTATCAACAATATGTACCACACCCAAGTACAGGAACGAAAGAGGAACTCGTTGGGCTGTTTGGATTGAAGGACCACGCATCGCTCCGCCAGAAGCTAATGCCTACATCCGGTGACATGATGATCGACAGGACATGCCCCGGCTGCATCCCGCGAAATAGCATCCAGATCACTGCGGCGTACACCAGCTCAGAACGGGAGGCATAGTTCTTTCCGGGGGATTGCTGCCCGTCATGATGGCCTCGACCCATTCCGGCTCCGGCGGCAGAACTTCATAGAGATGATCGGGCAACCCTGCGTTTGCCGAGCAGCAAATCATGGTTCGGCTCGGAAAGACAACTTCTAACAGAAAAGTGGTGCCCCATGACGGACTCGAACCGCCGACCTTGTCCTTACGAAGGACCTGCTCTACCAGCTGAGCTAATGGGGCTACGCGACCGCCCGTTTAAACGCAACGGGCGGCCCCTTCAAGGCAGATTCAGAACGGAATCTCGTCGTCGCCATCATGCGTAGCCAAGCTGGCAAGAATCTCATCCTCAGACGGCTCGTCACTCTCTGCGTTTGCGATGAAAAACCAGTCACCACGGTCACGGTTCATCTTCCATGGGATGGCGCGAAGATTCCAAGGCACATGCAATCCGCAGATGACCTGCTCGCCCGCCTTGTTCTTGCCCACGAGTTGAACCATGTGATCCACCTCATGCGGAATGCCTGTCGCTATGTGCAGCGCCTCTGCGGCATCGTAGATTTCAAGAATCTGCTTCTTCTGCTCAACGAAGAGTTTTTCAACGAACTACGCCGATTGTGTTGAACAAACTTCCCAACTGAGTTGGATGAGCCAATTTTGCGGGAAGATATTCTGGTGAGGCGGCGAATTCCTTTGGTTTTTGGCTAATCGTAGGTCGAGTAGGAATAATGTTTTGCATTTTGTAGGACGCAGAGCGCCACAGGGAATTTTTCAACACAATCCGCCCAATTCGATAACGTAGCAAGCCAAAGAACGGATTCAGTTTGGGTCTGCTATTGACGCTCAGATTCCTATGAAATATGTCGTCATCCTACTGGGCGGGCGTTGTGTAGTGGTAAGACCTTAGCCTTCCAAGCTAATGACGCGGGTTCGATTCCCGCCGCCCGCTCCAGACCTCTTCGTTAGTTGCAAATACACGCTATCGCGCTGGCTGCATCGCCAGTTCCCTTTTCTCATCGCGTTTGAAAAACACGTAGTAAAAGACCGGCGCGGCCACCAATGTCAGGACGGATGCGAACGCCAAGCCGCCCATGATCGTCACCGACATCGACACGAAGAACGCGTCTGACAGCAGGGGTGCCATGCCAAGGATCGTGGTCACGGCGGCCAAAACAACGGGGCGCACCCGTGACGCCGACGCCTCGATAATCGCCGGTCGCAGGGGCACACCTTCAGCCCGGACAAGGTCGATTTCCTCGACCAGAACGATGCCGTTCTTGATCAACATGCCCGACAAGCTCAGAAGGCCAAGCAGGGCTGTGAAGCTGAACGGAAGACCAGTGCCCAACAGGCCAACCACCACACCGTTCACCGACATCGGCACAAGAAGCCAGATGATGATCGGCTGTCTGATCGCGTTGAACAACAGGATCGAGATCATCACCATGATCAGCGCACTCAGCGGCAGTTGCGCACCGAGGCTTGCCTGCGCTTTCGAGGCGTTTTCGAACTCGCCCCCCCATTCCATCGTGTATCCCGAAGGCAGCGGGATCGCCTCGACCGCAGACCGGATTTCGGTATGGGCCTGCGCGGCGGTTACGTCCGTCGCCACATCGGCCCCGACCGACATCGTCGGCACCCTGTTGCGCCGCTGGACCAATGTGTTTTCGACTCGATAATCAAAGCCCTCGATCAATTGCTCAATCGGCAGATAGGTGCCCGTGATTGGCGAGAACACAAGCTGGTCGTTCAGATTGAATTCTTCCGGTTGTGGGCGGCGCATGATGATCGGGATCTGTCTTTCCCGCTCGCGATACACCCCCGCGCGCAAACCGTCGGTCGCATAAAGAAGTGATGCCGCCACGTCGTCACGGTTGATCCCTGCCGTCTGCGCGCGCTGGGTGGCATAAACCGGCTCGATCACCAGTTCCTGCTCGCGCCAATCGGTGCGCAGGTTCAGAAGATTGTCGGAACTGTCGGCCATGACCTGCATGGCCTGATCCGCCAGATCGCGCAACACGGACGGATCACCCCCCGAAAAACGCACTTGGATTGGATCACCGCCGCCGGGGCCAAAGACAAGCCGCTGAACACGGAACTCAGCTTCGGGGAAGTTTTCCTTCCCGAAGGTTTCCAGCCGGGCGTGGATGTCCGGAATATCTTCCAAAGCGTTGGTGCGGATGATCAGGTGCCCATAGCTTTGATTGTCCTTGCCACCGTCATAGGTCAGCATGAACCTTACCGCACCACGCCCGGCATAGGAAGCAACCGAGGTGACATTCTGCTCGTTCAACAACCAGTCTTCCATCACCTCAAGATCGTCCGAAACCTGCTGAATCGAACTGCCCTGCGGCAGCTTGTAATAGACGAAGAACAGCGGAGTGTTCGAGTTTGGGAAGAACTGCTGTTTCACCGATCCAAAACCGACAAAGCAGACCATCGTGATGGCAACCAGCCCTGCAATCACCGGCCAGCGGAAGGTCAGGGATTTATCCAGGATCTTCTTGTAGAGCACAAAAAACCGGCCGGAATAGGCATCCGCCGCGTCTTGATTGCTGACCTTGAACAGGTAATGGCCCAGCAGCGGTGTCACCGTCAGCGCCAAAACCCAGGACAGCAACAGCGAGATACCGATCACCGCGAACAGCGAGAACAGGAATTCGCCAGTGGAATCCGGCGACAAACCAATCCCGGCAAAGGCCATGATCCCGATCACTGTGGCTCCGAGAAGCGGAATCTGGGTTTTCTTGGCAGCGTCATCCGCCGCCGCAAGCGAACTGCGCCCCCTGAGCATCGAGATTTGCATCCCTTCGGCGACAACAATCGCGTTGTCCACCAGCATCCCCATCGCAATGATCAGCGCGCCCAGCGAAATCCGCTCCATCTCGATCGAGAAGATCGCCATGAACAGAAGCGTGCCAACGACGGTCAGCAAAAGCGTTGCCCCGATGACAATGGCCGCCCGCCACCCCATGAACGCGCCCAAAACGACGATCACGATGCCGACCGACATGGCGAGGTTCTTCAGAAAGTCGTTCGAACTTTGCTCGACAACCAGATGCTGCTGATAGATGGGATGCAATTCGATCCCGTACGGGATGTCGGCAGACAATTGGGCCAGACGCGCGTCAACGCGATGTCCAACCTTCACGATGTCTTCTGTGTCCAACCCTGCAATGCCAATTGTGAACGCCTCTTCCCCATTAAACCGAATGATCTGATCGGGCGTCGCCACCCGTTCTCGGCTGACTTTTGCAACATCGGCAACGTTGAACAGCTGCCCATTCACCCCAATGCTGAGAGAGGCGATATCGGACACGGTTTCCGATCCTTCGGGTGCCTGGAACATCAATCGTGCGCCGTCCTTGTTCAGCGACCCGGCAGAGGTCACGGAATTGGCGGACGACACCGCGCCTATGATTGCAGCTGGCGGTATCCCCTGATTGACCGACAAGGTCATGTCAGGTTCGATATAAATTGCTTCTTCGGGGATGCCTGACAAATCAACATCGGCCACCCCGTCAACGACAAGAAGCTCGCGCCTCAGATAAGTGCCGAGATCATATTTTTCGGCATCCGTGAAGCCGGGGGCGGTGACGGCGTAATACAAGCCGAATACATCCCCGAAACTGTCATTCACGAAGGGCGGAAGGGCGTTGTCGGGCAGTTGTCGCGATGTGTCACGCACGCGTGCACGAAGACGGGTCCAAATGTCAGGCAATGCCTCGGCTGGATAGGTGGATTTGATCTCAACATCTATCCGGCTTTCACCGGGACGGTTGGTCGATGTGATCTTCTCGACCTCTTCCATCTTCTGAAGTGCGCTTTCCAGCGGTTCAGATACCTCGGTCGCGACCTGCGCGGCAGTGGCGCCCGGGTATTGCGTGACGACGACGGCCTGTTTGATGGTAAAGGCCGGGTCTTCCAGGCGGCCAAGATTCAGAAACCCCCAGATGCCGCCCAACAGCATGGTAAGGATGATCAGCCATGTATAGAGCGGCTTCTCGATCGAGGCGCGTGCGATATTCGGCATGTCAGCCCCCTTAGTTTGCGAAACCGGTAAAGCGGCGCACCGCGTCACCATCCCGCAGCGCCGATGCACCCGCTGCCACGATCACGTCGCCCGCCGAAAGACCGGACAACAATTCGAAATCACCATTGGGCGCGGGCTTGACCGTCACCGGGGTCGCGCTGACTGTGCCGGCGTCGCCGTCACCTGCCACGAAGCGCATGACGGACAGCGCCCCGTCGGGGGCCGCGACAATCGCAGTCGAGGGGATCAGGATACCGGGATTTTCGTGTGCCGCCGACACCCGCACGTTCACCGATGATCCGGGCAGAACATTCAGGTCCTCCCGCGGTGCCATGCCCAAGGTCAGGCGATAGGTCTGACCGGCCTCGGCGGCCTCGGCGTTGAATTCACGGATTGCGACCGGAAACGGCGTGTCATGGGCCGGAAACTCGGCCACGAACTGCACATTCTTTTCTTTCGACGCTGTTTGGAACAGGATTTCGGGCACGTCGATCTCGATCCGGATTTCGCTCATGTCATGCAGACGCACAACAGGCGTGCCAGCACTGATCGTGACGTAATTGTCGACATCCCGCGCCGCGACAAGCGCGTCGAACGGGGCGTAAAGCGTAGCGTTGTTCAGGTTTCTCTCGGCCTGCCTGAACGCGATATCAGCCAAGCTCAGCTGCGTCGTCGCATCGTCCAGGGCCACCTGACTGACGGTGTTTCCCCGCAGCTTGGTCAAACGATCCAGTGTCCGTTCCGCCAGATCTTTCTGCACAGCCGCTTGTTCCAGCGCCAACGAAAACTGTTCCTGATCCAACTGCGCCAGCAAATCACCTTCAGAAACCAATTGCCCTTCGATCACCGGAAACTCGACGATCTGACCTCCCACCTGGAAGGCCATATCAACACTTTGTCGCGCGACCACCTTGCCGAAAAAAACGCGGCTTAAAGTGTCATCATCTGCTGCGACCGTCATAAGTTTCACGGGTTTGACGGCA contains the following coding sequences:
- a CDS encoding DUF2853 family protein is translated as MGKRDELIAKYADDLKSKCGMTPDMDLLTKVTIGCGPAIYNADASTVAAGQDSELETVKDNFLVKKLGLADGPQLMEAINAVIDTYGRSERNKYRAVVYYMLVKHFGKESVYG
- a CDS encoding DUF1761 domain-containing protein; its protein translation is MLQVLISAIAGYAFGAVWYMALAKQWVKATGIAVDENGKPVDKSPLPFIVAFVSALVVAGMMRHIFVMAGIDTVGEGLTTGLGLGLFVVAPWIVNNVMFGDRNKSLIWIDGGYAAGGCAVIGLVLVLF
- a CDS encoding EVE domain-containing protein encodes the protein MSYWLFKSEVSTWSWDQQVARGDAGEEWDGVRNYQARNHMRDMKVGDLGFFYHSQKEKEIVGIVEVIAESHPDSTTDDDRWECVDIKAVRPLKNPVTLAMCKDDPRLADMVLVNNTRLSVQPVTKEEWDIVLELSGDNP
- a CDS encoding YciI family protein, with product MLTALICTDKPGAIDIRKANRDAHLAYIKDTGVVAQAGPFLNADGAMCGSLVILDVADRDAAQAWADGDPYAKAGLFSNVRIEQWNKVVG
- a CDS encoding NAD(P)H-dependent glycerol-3-phosphate dehydrogenase, translated to MTVSVLGAGAFGTALAISLARTGRPVTLWARDLADMDVARENTRRLPGFTFPETLAVTGDLSDAAQSSILLLTVPMQSLARFLTQHTKFLDGKTLVACCKGIDLTTGLGPAEIIRRACPAATPAILSGPSFAVDIAAGLPTALTLAVDDGHALQTALSTPNIRPYRSADLVGVEIGGALKNVVAIACGMTIGAGLGESAHAALMTRGFAEMQRFALSRGARPETLSGLSGFGDLALTCSSDKSRNYAFGLALGRGEPLPEGTTIEGKATAKAVSNLAKKIGLDMPIADMVVAVLENHLTVNEAADMLLTRPLKEE
- the tsaD gene encoding tRNA (adenosine(37)-N6)-threonylcarbamoyltransferase complex transferase subunit TsaD is translated as MTDTITLLGLESSCDDTAAAVVRHTADQMPEILSSIVAGQTGLHADFGGVVPEIAARAHAEKLDICVEEALLRAGLRLGELDGIAVTAGPGLIGGVVAGVMCAKGLAAGSGLPLIGVNHLAGHALTPRLTDQTAFPYLMLLVSGGHCQFLIAKGPDEFSRLGGTIDDAPGEAFDKTAKLLGLLQPGGPAVEAEARKGDPKRFNFPRPLLDRPGCDMSFSGLKTALLRERDRLVAEHGGLRRADRVDLCAGFQAAVADVLAEKSRRALAEYLTLAPATPTLAVAGGVAANMTIRAALETVCEREKVTFLAPPLALCTDNAAMIAWAGIERFRAGQRDDMTLQARPRWPLDQHAPAMLGSGKKGAKA
- a CDS encoding uroporphyrinogen-III synthase yields the protein MSTQKTLVLTRPEQNANQLVTQIKESLGRDVPVVRSPIMKISPTGFWPDLTGVDLVIATSAHAIHGPLDGKPVFCVGVRTADAATLAGGDVRHCALDAASLLVWMETQPDPGTVIYLRGSHVATDIPAALTKLNIAARAAWTYRQDDLPLTDAARKLLEGTRPAILPLYSPRSARLVGQALAKIGESLHVIAISDAVADVWRTETGGSCDVVAEPTGAAMADRIIATLRH